Within the Hirundo rustica isolate bHirRus1 chromosome 20, bHirRus1.pri.v3, whole genome shotgun sequence genome, the region CTAAAGCTGCCTTcaaaaaaggggaaggaggatGGAGAGGATCGGCTCCTATTCACGGCTGTTTCAGACACAAAAGCAGGGCCAGCCTCTGAACTGTGAAAGGAAATGCCAGGCTTCaatgggatggagatggagccAAGCAAGTGTTTGGAAGCCATTTGTTAGAGCAGCACTTTCAGAGCCCTGTTGGGAGGGCAGAGGGGGCCGTGGGAGGCTAGTGCTGGCAGCTTGTACCACAGAAAATCTCGCCCAGCACGAGCCAGCTGTTCTAAGCATGTGTCCCACCTCCATCTACTGCCCATCCCTCCAAGAtcaggcagggacagagcatCCTGTGGGAAACAGGAGCCATCGCTACTGGTGGGGGCAGGACCATCATTCACTCAAGTCCTGCCACCATCCACAGGGGAAGTCTGTGTCCCCAAAACCAGCAGGATCCTCAGGGAAGTGACGGAAGAAGTCCCGCAGTGCTGAATGCCTGCACGCCCTCGGGAAAGGAGCACGTGGGAGGAAGCCTGTGCTAACacacagcaggcagctctgctgcgAGCACTGGCCACTGCTCGGCCTTGACACGGGCTGATACACCCTCTCATGGCACCCTGCCGACTCTCCTGCACAAGGATCCTCATCTTCCTCCATGAACACTGAgtgtgcacagctccagctcccccaGAAAGAACAGCCTGTGCTTCCCAGCTTCCCAACAGAGCAGCTcgggtgctgctgctctgccccagctccaCCCCGGGACACTCACAGTTTGAGCACAGCAGAGCGTTTCCCAAGCATCACGTTGACGAAGTCCTGGTATGAGATGGTGTCGCTGACCCCGCCAGTCACCTCAGAGATCATCTTCTTCAGTTCTAGATGGGTCTTCGGAGCCCCCAGCTTCTCCATCATCCTTTTGACAGACATCAAATCTACAAGAGCGAGGCAATCGCTGCTGTCAGGGGGTGACCCCACTGAGCACAGGCGAACCCCACAGACAGAGCCATGAGTTCCCACCTGAGACCACCTCACCCGTGGACTCTGTGGCTGACAGCATTAAGCTGTTGCCAAAAGCCAGGAGAAGCCTTCCAGTACAGCTCACTGCCACTCTGCCCAGTACAGAGCATCACTGCCCAGTTGTGCAGCTCAAGAATAAAAGTACCATGCACTCAGAGAAGAGGGACAACTCTCCAAGTGCTCCAGAGACACGTGAGGACAGTGCTCTCTAGCTCGGATTGTGGTGCCAAGAGTCACAaggatggggaggagggaagcaaCACCGGGATTAAAGCTGGAGGCAAACAAGCTGAGGGGAGCAGACGCCCCTGCCACCACCACAGGCCATTTCCTCCCATtgcactgctgcctgctgagACCTGCGGGCCCCTTCCCTCCCGGAAGCCCTGAGTCAGACCTCTTCCAGCTCCCCACAGGCTTCACCTCAGCTGGAAGACTtgtggaggaggggaaggaggcagcCGCCTCCTGGAAGGGCACAGTGCACAAGTGATTACACTTCAGTGTCAGCTCCAGGcctgcaggaggctggagctTTACGTAACTGGCGCTTTCTGGACCCAAAGCAGGGCTGCTCAGCTGAGCCAGACTCACACCCAAGCCCTTTGCTTCGCTTTGCTCCCCTCCTTGCAAAGCAAAGAGCTTCTCTGCACCAGAAGTGCTCATGGATTTATACAGCTCCTGCCTCAAGCCAAGCAAGCCCTAGGATTGTCCAAGTTCTGCAGCTTCCCAGCTCTGAATTCCCAGCTTCGCAGCAGAGGATTGAGAAGAAGGCCTCAgtggagaaaaagggaaaaggaaaaaaaaaacttttttagAGCAGAAAGAAGTGGAGGAGATAAAACTTTAGGAGAACAGCAATGAGAAGAGCTTAGATCTTGAAAGAGGCAAGCAGAGACTGAAGAAGCTGAGagaaaggagctggagagccaaggaaGCCCCTGGCTGGCAATCAAGATCCAATCAAGGCTGGACATAGGAAAAACACACAAGTTCTCCTCCTCAACACCACAAATGCAGAGTGAAGCAGCAGATTCAGCAGCAGACAGGCTGCCCAGCATCCATCAGAACCACTCACCAATCTCGCCTTGGTTGTTCAGGTCAAACTCCATGTATTTCTCTGGAAGAGACAGAATTAAGTTAGCAGGACTCTAGAGCAGGGGGTGTGCAGGGCTTTGCAGCACTGCCTGCTTACAGCACTGAACTAAAGCATTTGGGGATATAAGATTGATATGCTGCTGAATGCAAAGTTCAGAGGGGGAGACCTGGTTTTAGCACCCTTATCTCAGCTCTAGGGCTCTAGAGTTAAGTGCTCTGTAATTGTGGCTGCTTTTCATTTAAGCTGAAGGGAAAACACTGGCATGAGAACAAGGTATCAAGCTGGCCATGAACAGCGTTAAAAGGTTTCCagccagaaaaacaaagctctggAACAGCCTCCCAGAAGGAGtagcaaggaaaacaaacccccGAGCACTCCCGAGATGAAGCTTGATGGGATTAGAAGGGGGATTAAATGACGCAGTTGCCTGCAATAAACTCCACAGTGCTCCCGTCGCTGTGCTCGCTCCCAGAAGGTGCCACGAGAGATGCTCAAGGACCACATCAAGAGGGCGAAGCCAAGAACATGCCTGGGCACAgtgatgctggagcaggttgtTTGCCTTTCCAGCCTGCTGTCAAACACTGCTGACTTGAGCAACTCCAGCATTGtcagagagaggcagagcctGCTCTAAAAGGCCACGTTAGCTTTGCAGGACAAAAATTCACATGCTGTAACAGGCAGAGCAGTGATTTGAGTTAGAAGAATCAGGAATTCAGTCCTGCACTGTTTCTGACCTTTGAAGTCGCACACCTGAGCCTCCTACACAGCCCCCACCCCTTGCTAGCTGTTCCCCATTTAGACTTTAAGCTCTTCAGGCAAGGATTTGTCTGTCTTATAGACCATACAGCTCCCAGCGCCGCAGGGGCCCCCCATCACCTCAGCTCTAGTAAATGGAAAGAGCAAGATGCCTGCTGGCACCATCCATCCGTGCTGAGCTGGAGAAATCACCCTGCAGTGAGCACTCGCTCCCCACAACAGCCTTGGAGGACTCAAATTAACCAAGCTCTTCCAGGCTGCTCCTTTGCCCCAGGAAGGAAAACGGAAGAGACCTTttgcctctgctccagggacaccAGCAAGCATATGAGCATGAACAGAGAAGTGGCAGGCTAATTCAAGGAGCCAAAGGGAATAGTGGCTATTTCAGACATCAGTGTCTTCCCAGGACCTCTGCTTCCAAAGGAAATTGTTGGGTTAACTGGACTGATGGGCAGGAGGCAAAGGAATGGCTTGGCATGTCTTCGCCTGGGTCTCAGCCCGTGGATTACTGCTGCCATGAGCTGACTGGGACAGACCTATGGAAATACCACGTACAAACCAAAGCCATTCATGCTTCAGGCAGGAGTAAATGTCTCCCTTCAAGCATCAAGCAACCAATCCTAGAAGAAATCAGGGCTGTAACACACATGTTTAAGGGCCAGAGTGATGCCTGATGTGCGACTGCCTCTCCTCATACTCTGCCTCACCAGAATGACCTTGTGCGTTTTAAACTGCCACCTCCCTTACCAGGATCAGGCACCCCTGCATATGCCTGGGGCACAAACCCTGCTCTGCCACGTCCATGCCCAGCACACGTTTGCTTTTCCTCTGAGCTGACACTTAGCCAACAGTGCAGAGAACAGAGGCAGCTTTACATCAGCCTCAGCTCACACATTCATGtttccctcccaccccagcagAGGGGATACAGTGGGGCAAAAACCATGCACGGTCCCTCCCTCACAAATACATTTACACAAACACTGCATGGGGGCTCCAGCTTTGCCTCCCCCGGGCTGGGAGGGGGGTGGGAAGGAcagcaaagaagaaatattCCCCCCATCATCACACAAAGAGCCAATTGTtgggggagctggaggaggccTTGGAGAGAGGGACAGGCCACGGAGACAAACTCACGAGGCAGCAGGAAGAGATGCCAAAGGCTCTCGTTACAGGGAATTCTGTGCCTGTGACCTACAGTTGCAATGTTTGAAGAGCCCCAATTgtgatgggaaaaaataatgcGGGGCTGCAGCCAAAAGCCAAAGCTACACAAAAGGCAACACAAAGAGATTGGGGAGCACAGGAGGCTcctctgtgcccagcagtgTAAGGGATCACAAAACGCCAGCCAGCTTCTTCCTTGCTGGATTGCAAAGCCAAAATTCAAAGGGAAATAGCAGACGATGTCTGAAATGGAAGCAAGGTCAGGTTTTATTTGGTTAGAGCCAGGCTGAGCACAAGCCTCGAGGCAGTGTGACTCAGGTATGTTTTCTCAACTGCCTTCAGCCACTGCTTGGAAAGAAAGTGGGTACACCAGAATAACCCTGCCAGATCTTGTCCTGTAACCAGTCTGGGGACAAGCTCCAGAGGACTCCAGGCTTTTGAGCTATTTCTCTATCCCCTGTCCCAGCAAAAAGCTCAAACCTAAGCCCTAGATCTGCTGATCCACTGGAGTCAGGCTTTGGCCAGAACTAGACATATCAGTGCTGTTCCTTCTGGTGTcaaggggctgggaaaggacTACAGAAACTTTTGGAGAGAGGAAGTCCCCAACTCCTCCAGAAAGCAGCTGACACTTCTGCTTTGTGGAATGAGGTCCTCCTACttacttactaaaaaaaaaaaaagtccagctATTGCATGGTCCATTGTGTCAGTCAGCTTGCTGGGTAACTAGACAGAAACCATCCGCctttgctgctccccagggTTTTGCCCGCACAGCAGGTTTTGCAGtaacagcagctgccaggcaggatgTCTGTAGGGTGACATGTCCCTGCCCTGCAAGTGGGAGAAGCACAAAGGCTTGTGTGGAAAACAACGCTCCAGAGAGTTTCACCAAGTCCCACAAGCAAGGGGGAAGGCATCCATCCCAGGTCAGTCACTTGTATTTGGCAGAGAATCTCACGCTGGTGAGATACAGGTGCTGAGGAAAAGAATCTGGTCCAGAGTTAGGCTCAAAGGACAGGGAAACCCTCCAGTTCTCACCTTTGAACACTGCCAACTTCTCCTCCAGGTCTTTTTCATTACTGAACTTTGGATCACAGAGAAACtcctaaaacagaaaaaaaaaaaaaaaaatatatatatatatatatatcctcaAGGTTAAAGATGCAAAGGAAAACACCCTAGAGGGCACCTCCAACAGCAGCATTTGCCAGAAGACTCACACAATTCCCAGAGTCACAACTGAGCAACAGCACCAGGAGACTTGAAAATGGGCTGAATCCCTCCACACCTTGTCATTAACATTCCAGGGCAAGGGGAATCCCTCTGCTGTCTCAGATTTCCCACTGGCAGCTTGAGGGAGTACTGGACCCCACCAGCCTTTGGAATAACTGCATGAAACCTGTTCTTGCTCACCCTAGGTTTCAGCTCCCCTCATCTCTGCTTGAGCACACTTAGCATGTGGATTGGGCACTTATTTCCAGCAAGGGCTCCTAGTCCTTGCAAAAAGCACTCTTATCTCAAATTTCAAACTCTTAGATAAACTCAGAGGGCTTGCAAATAGAGCAGGCAAAGTTTGCAGAGTGTCATATGCCCAAGAGGATGGGTATTTTGGGCTCAGGAATTCTCTCACACTAAATATCCATTTTCTCCCTCTACCCTGCTCAGGCTAGAGAGGAAACCCTGGATCACTTCTGGTCACTTGTCCCTAGCCCCAGCTCAAAAACCTCCAGATACCCAAGAGAACAGACCACAGCTTGCACAGCCAGCTcttctgctgtgccctgccagcaACACTCCccacagctgtgagcagcagcgtccttgctcctgtccctgccctcccacaccgtccagctccagcccagcttaATGACTCGATCTGTGTTCAGCAACAACACCACATTCTTCAGTGTAGAAATCATTAACATCTGCACAGCTTATGCATGGCCTGTCCAGGGCAAACCCCTCGAGGGATGGAGggctgaggctgttccctgCTCTGAGAATGTGTTCCTCACCACTGCTCCCCATGCTCTCGGGGAAGGCAGGAGTGGGTCACCAAGAGCCTTGTGTGCTGATCACTGCTGGTCATTCCTAAtcctgctcctgtgctctgggtcccacacacctggagctgctccctccttcctcacTGGGACAGGGGAGCTTGGACTGCTCAGGGAGTCCTCAAACCTTCACTGCCAGGTAACCACTGCTATGGCAAGTCTTTTACCTGCACCTGAACTAGGGTTTCGTAGGAAGCCCACTAGGACAGAAGTGactgccacctcctcctcccacgCCAGAAACTCCAGAGGGGACACCAGAAACCATGGCCACCAAACCAGTGTGACACTGGCTTCCCTCATCACCATGGTCACCAACTCAAACTGAGAGCTGTGGTGAAAAGCAACTTCCCCAGTTCCTTCTTTTGCTCTCCTTTGCCAACTCAGTTTCATTTAGCTCAGTTATTTCTACCCAGGGGTATCATTTACCAGCCCATTACAAAGGGCCCAATTCAGCCTTGAGACCCaggctcaggcagcagcaggagtcaCCAGAGACCAGAGTAGTGTTACCTGCTGCCATCACCACTGAATAGCCTCTGGAGAAGGCAAACACGACCTAAAACCAAAACAGGGTCAAAACAACTCCTGGCCACCGGGTCACAGCTTCattcctgccctgcaggagcagcaggcagctttcacctcccagcaggacagggcagagcacagCGTCCCTCTGGGAGcaagaagcagcacagaaatggtGAAGACTGAAGGGGATGCATCCACGTGTGATGGCTGAGGGACACATGCCCAGGAGCccaccagcccctggcagcGTGATACGGGAGCAGCACAGGTGACACTGCACGCAGGATTAGGACTCAGTTCCCTTGTGTTTCAGCTGGagtggggctgcagagcccaccAGCACCACAGCGCTGCTGCAGGTGCAAGGAAGCAACAAGGGGCTGTATTTGAAAGGCATTCCACTCTCCACATTGTGTGTGAGCTGGGCTGTGACTGTGATAAGGAAAACACTCACAATGGCACACAGGAATTCAGTCCCCAGGGCCTGTGACTCAAACTCAGAGTGGCTGAAGTTCCTCCTAGAGCCCTTTGCTAAAGTTCCCATTTTAAGGGGCATGTTCTATTAATAAGAACTGCTTTAAGAGCCTCTCCCCCACTCTTGCCCTGAACAGCCTTTCTTGAGCTGTTGAGAGACTTTTCTAAGCCAATAAACTCAGCCAGACAAGTCCCAGCTACCTGCAAGACAACCTGAACAAAGCCAgacccatccctgctccccaaaaAGGTGACTCCAGCTTGCAGGCCAAGCTCTCGCTGGGATGTTTAAGTGCTGAATGCCAGCCACCCtgcctgcaggggctgggaagggctgagggatgCTCGTGCCTGCCCTGGATGGGAGAAGCAGGCACCTGCTCTCTAACAGCCTGAATTCCTTCCCCGCAGCCCAGCGCATTAGAGGGTAAAACAAGGTTGAAACTAATCTGTGCTGGATTAGACCTGCCACCTTGATGCACGAGGCTGGACAATGTGATTGCGTTGCCCGAAAAGAGGGGAACAACCAAGAGGGGAGCCCGGCAGAGTcttttgggctggaagagagaAGTCAGCGCTAGGACTCAGCTGTCCTTCAGCAGCACATGTGCACTCAGTGTACTGCCTGCCAGACTTGTATCCCAGTGAGAGCTCTGGGGTAGAAACCAGCCAGGAaaacagggctggagggagctaAGTGTTAGGATGAGACAATGAGATTAAGCCTGATAGGAATTTGGCCTGATAGGTTTTATTAGGAGCACTTGACTGTTTTACAGCCTTCGGGCTCTTCAGTGCTGGGGAAACCCCCTCCCTGGCTCCAGCCACAGTATCAGCCCAAGTTTCTGTATCAGCTGTTTGTCAGGGAGGTGTGAGGCTGTTTGCTGCACTGCCCCGTTGCCacacagagctggcacagcacagcgGCGTGGGGGTTGCTGCCCAGAGCACGATGGCTTCTGAGAATCCATGGGCATCTGCCACCCGTGCTATCTGCAACTTGTTTTTGAGCTGCTCAAGCCCCATCTCGTGGTGCTGAGCCAGCACACACGGCAGCAAGGATGCAAACAAGCAGCTCTGTCAGTGGGAAGTCACGTagcttgtttcatttttgtcctCCAAACCTCAACCAAAGAAAAGGCCAGGAGTGATGGCAGCTTAGGGGAGAGATAGGAAGCTGTCCCCTGCTTGAGAACAGCCCTGGGACGCAGCAGTGGCacaccagcagcatcccaggaaGCTCAGCTTCCCAGACTCAGTCCTACAGCTCCTACCAGCTTAAGGATCGTGTATCCACCTGTGTGATGCTGGAGGACAGCTCTGGAGAAgcagaaactgcagcagcaggtgcaaCACGGTCCCTTCATCCTCAGCTTAAGGGCCAACATCACCTTGGCTAGGGGAGATGTGTTAGACCCAGCTACACAGCTTGGTGCAGGGTGTGCTGTGtctgccttccagcagcaggtTACAGAGGCTCCTTTTTAACCAAGTGCTCTTATTCTACACCTTATGCCATGACACCTCTTTTTCCACTCTTATTCCGCAGCACATCCTAATTTCTAATTAATTGAGTAATTTCTAATGACTTAATTCCCTCTCCAGTGACCTAAACTTCACCTCTGCTGTCTCACTGGTGGAGCGTGCTGTCTGGTGGAGCATATTGCCACTTTTCATAGCTCAGTCAGTGTGAGGGCAAGGTGAGCCCCATCTCCTCCGGGCTCTCATCTTGTACAGTGATTTGATTTCTGCACTTCTAACGGCAAGGTGCCACCGACTAAAGGAGCACCTAGAAGTGCTAGAAATCCCAGCACTGTTTGCTTCAAGGTTAAAACCTTCTTTTCACCCTCAGAACTGCTCTTAGCTGGGAGGGTTGCCAACAGAACTGCCCCCACAGCCATGCCAAGCAAGGGACGGGGTAAGCCTGAAGCTCAGGGGAGAGGACCTTGCCTGACCCTGGCATGAAGGGCACGAAGCCCAGTGCACTTTGCACTAATCCAGGAGGTACTATTCCCCCTGCCCAAGGCTTGTGGGACGTCCAACCACCCTGGGCAACCCATTTACCCGCTGTAATAAAAAGATAGGAAGGCTGGTgtcagctctgagcagcagaaacTTCTCATTCCGGGAAGAAAAAGTTGAAGCGCTCCATACAGCAGAGGGGGGATTAAGTCCTCTAGGAGAGTAACAGCCCCCATTCCTGCTGGAGCACGTTCCCAAAGGGAATTCCACAGTAACCAGCCCCCCCGGCGCCCACCGGCCCGCTCAGACCCACCGATGTGCGATGGGCGGGGAGAGGGCAAttccaggagaggaggggatgAAGAGCGATCCCCGTAGAAACCCCGCTTCCTCCTGGGGCCGGATCCCCTCCCCAAAGGGGTTCGGGCAGAGGGGTCGGCACCTCCTCCTGcaccccccctccctcctcatcctcttgTCCCGCCCGCCCCCTCCGCATCCCCCTCCCCATTCCCCGCGGGGGTCGGGTCGGGAGGCGGCCCCAGCCCCACCTTGTTGATCTCCTCCAGCCGTCCGTCCTGCGGGGCTCTCCGCAGCCCCCCGCCGCTCGGCCGGCGCGGAGCCGCCATCGCACCGAGCCCgtccgcgcccgccgccgccttAAATaggggcgggcagggccgggccgggccctccGCCCCCCGCCCTTAACCCATTCCCCGCCCGGCGCCGGCAGCGGAGCTGGCATCGCCCCGCACCGGGAGGGCAGCGTGGTACCCGCGGTGGGCTCCAGGTGCCCGAGCACGGGGGGAGGCACCGCAGGAGGGAAGGGACCGGCTCCCTCTGCCCGCACCGCCCGCCGGGCGCGGCTCCGGGACGGCGGGGATCGCTCCGGAGCTGCCCCGGGAACGGCATCGCCCCGCCGGTACCGGCggcagagggacagggctgggatggaacaGCCGCTTCCAGGCGCTGGATAAACCCTGGAGCTCGAGCAGGGGAAAGGGATGGGTCGAGGGACAGTCACGGCTGAGGTGATGCGTGTCCCGGCCATGCGTGTCCCGGCCAGGGTCGCACGCCCCCGCGGTGGCAGCCTGACACCTTATGTTAAAATCGTGTACTAACGTGGAGTTTAGTGGGAATTTTCAGACATCTTCCCCCTCGTCACCCCAAATGCAGCCGCATTTCAACCCCTGCTCTTTAAAAGCAGCAAGCTCGGGTACAGtgtgctctcctgctgccacacaCCCTGGATGGAGAGCTGTGTGTTATATTAAGAATTTTTAATGGATACAGCTCTAGGCAGGTGGCACCGGCTGAAAACACGGAGTTCCAgagagagcaggaggcagcGTGAACCACATCTTCAGCAGCAGGCACACAGCAGAGGCTTGACATTTCTGTAAGAGCAGCAAATTTGTGTGCTCACTGGAGATGTATAATTGTCCTCCCAGAGAGACAGTAAGTGGCCATggctccctgcctctggccagGCCGGATCACGCTGTGCCCTCGCTGTTTCATGGCTTTGCTTTCCCAGAGCTGTCCtcgggcagcagcaggggagccCCTGCCATCACACCCCCACAGAACTGCAGCTCTGGCACCCCACTCCTTGGGCAGGTTTTGTGCAGAATTAGAAGGATGATGGCTTTGTTCTCAGTAGGAAGATCCTGTGTTCTTTCCAGACCACTGGACTCACCAGAGATGTTGCTGGGGGAATTCGACATCGATGGCAGCAATTTTACATAAATTACACAAGACTTTAGCAAACCTGATTTGCAGCACTGTGAGCAGAGAAACATAGGCAAAACCggttaaaaaaatgaagcacGCTCCAGCCTGGGGACTCGTTTCTGGCCTTATGGGAATGACTTCAGCTACCTGGAGTCACGGCACAGCCAGCACAAGGTGGGCTGAGCCAGGACCTGGCttgtcctgcagcccagcccacaCGGGAGCACAGGGGAACATGGATGCCTTTCCTTTAAAGGCAATACAGCCACTGACCTCTGCCACGCCGTGGGAGTGACACAGGAAGGAGCGGGTGTCCTGCTGTTCCCCCTCCAGCCCGCCCTGGCTGCGCAGcctgctgccaccagccagCTCCTCTGCGGTGGGGCACAGGTGCTAatgtggggctgtgggtgctgctgctctcacacCTCCCTTGCCTGCATCTCTGCCACCCAGCCCCTGGGACTGGTGGCAATTTGCTGGTTTATAGCCGTGCCTGGTGACATTCAGTGAGAATGACAACAGCAAGATCTCGTAGTGATCTCCTCAAGCAGGCTGAGGATGTCCCACCTGCATTCCAGGAGCTGGGTGAGGATCCATCTTTGcctctgctttgtttctgctcATTAATTTAGCCCTCCCTGCTGTGAACTCCCTTCCCTTGGGAAGCAGGCGAGCTGTGTGCCCTCCGGCGAGCAGCTCTCTGCCTGGCTTCACCAGGATTCCTCTCTGCACCTCTGTGACCGCAGCCCGTGAGCATGACACTGCAGGGTGCTGTGCAGCAGGACCAGCTTCCAGCACGCGTCTGAGAGCCTCTCTCGtctcctggggcaggagggagtgCTGGGCAGTACAGCTTGGGTACGTTACATACTCGGGAAATTGTCCTTGCCCAGTGCGCCGTGCTGCAATGGGAaagaagggatggaggagatcTGTGAGGATTCTGTGTTCACCCTGCAGTGAGGGATCAGCTCTGGAATGGCTCTGTATCCTGCACAGAAACACCGGTGGTCCCTGGTAGGTGGGTGTCCCCCATCCCAAGGATGGGGGCGGTGGCTGGAATCATGCTGCAGAGTGCTTGGGATGCAGAGCCTGAGCAGGTGTGGATAAGGACCTGGGGTGTGATACTGTAGGGAGAGCAGTGTGAGGGATTGATGCTGGTGAGTGCAGTGTCCTTCCCTCTGCCATTCCCTGTGCAGGGTGGGCACAGAGGCCATGTGGCAGCAGCCAGCGACCTGTCACTTGGAGCAGCTCTCAGGGAGACTCCGCAAAATGTCCTCCAAGTTCTGCTTGTCGGCCCGGATCTCAGCCAAGTCGCTCTCAAATGCTTGGATCTTCTCCTGCTGCcgtgctgcctcctgctgcagccggCTGAGCTGGCCAGCCAGGGCTCCCGGTGCAGCCAGgcgcagccacagctgctccagctgcagcctcccagcgCTCAGCACCGCGTCCACATCCATGTCCTGCTCCAGGTTACCTGGGCAAGGGGGGAGAAGGCAGGGAtgagagcagagagctggaCAGGAGATGTTCTGGATGTACTCCATGGCACCAGGCAAACTATAGGGAGTGGGTGCAGCAGGGCATGGAGGCTTTGCAGCTTCTCACTGATCACAGATAAGCAAAGAGAACTGTGGCTCCAGGCAGGGCCTGGgcacttctctctctcttatAAGTGGGTCATGGTTTCCACCCTTTTGCAAAATTTCTTGGATGCAAGAGTCCTGGAATGCTCAGAAATGGTACATACCCAGGTGGTAAAAGCGGAAGGAGTTGGAGCAAGACCAGCCAGCAACAAGGAGCAAACCGAGTCTAGCACAGCCCTCAGTCCCAAAGGGACTTTGCCAGCCTTGCTCCCCCTAAGGATCCCAAGGGAGATCAGTGTACCCAGAGGAGACACGAGCACACACATTCAGCAAGCCCCAATTCATTCTTCATGAGGATTTTCCTCAAGAAGCTTTGCTGAGACCATGGATGATCTCACGCAAAGAGcacccagctcagcctggatGGCCACCAAGCAGGAGTACCAGTGAGCAGGAGAGCCCCGGCCCCCAAGAGCCCAGCCCTTTCCCTGGATCCTGCACCCCATTTCCCCCCTGGTCTCACCTAGGCTGTTCAGCAGGTTGTTCAGGGTCTCGATGTCTGACATGAGCGAGCCCCGGGCTTCCTGGAGACTTTTT harbors:
- the AIF1L gene encoding allograft inflammatory factor 1-like — encoded protein: MAAPRRPSGGGLRRAPQDGRLEEINKEFLCDPKFSNEKDLEEKLAVFKEKYMEFDLNNQGEIDLMSVKRMMEKLGAPKTHLELKKMISEVTGGVSDTISYQDFVNVMLGKRSAVLKLVMMFEGKANENNPKPSGPPPERDIASLP